A single genomic interval of Helianthus annuus cultivar XRQ/B chromosome 13, HanXRQr2.0-SUNRISE, whole genome shotgun sequence harbors:
- the LOC110908409 gene encoding putative disease resistance RPP13-like protein 1 translates to MAETIATELVKVLFQKLSDEAFKRIARAQGFHNELKELKSTLSRIQDLLNDASQKEVTHKSVKSWLNALQHLAYDINDVLDDLATEDMHRELTLESRANICSKVRKLIPSCCTNFSLTHRLSPRLDSINRELEKLEKRKTDLGLLKIDEKPRNASRRSETSLPERDVVGREVEKEQLLKKLLGDDDGSSQDNFSVLPIVGMGGVGKTTLARLLYNDTKVQDHFEPKAWVCVSDDFDIFKISNTIFQSVTTTKNEKFEDLDKLQIAIAEQFKGKRFLLVVDDVWSENYGDWENLVRPFLSCAPGSRIIMTTRKEQLLKQIGFHNVDRLKSLSSEDALCLFAVHALGVDNFDSHTTLKPQGEGIVKKCGCLPLALKAIGRLLRTKTDREDWDEVLNSEIWDVEIGNATESGKDVENSDKIVPALRISYHELSADLKQLFAYCSLFPKDFLFDKEELVSLWMAEGFLNPSKSPERLGREYFEILLSRSFFQHAPNDESLFIMHDLMNDLATFVAGEFFLRFDNHMETNPEALVKYRHMSFTREEYVGYQKFEAFKGAKSLRTFLAVSPGVDKGWGYCYLSSKILDDLLPELTLLRVLSLSRFQISEVPEFIGTLKHLRYLNLSRTNIEELPENVGNLYNLQTLIVSECWGLTNLPKSFLNLKRLRHLDIRHTPLEKLPLGIGELESLQTLSKIIIEGDDGFAINELKGLTNLHGKVSIEGLHKVQSAKHAREANLSLKKITGLELQWVDVFDGSRTDTLEEEVLNELKPNSDTLKTLSMVSYGGTQISNWVGDRSFHELVNVSIRGCKKCTSLPPFGLLPSLKRLHIQGMDEVKLIGLELTGNDVNAFRSLEVLTFEDMSGWEGWSTKNEGSAAVFPCLKELYVKNCPQLINVSLQALPSLKVLEIKRCGDDVLRSLVQVASSVTELRITDILGLTYKVWRGVIGYLREVEDLSIEECNEIEYLWESETEASKLLVRLKELSLRGCSGLVSLEEKEEDDNFGSSTLLSLRSLSVNSCSSIKRLCGPNSIESLDIRYCSVITDVYLPKEGGNKLKSVRIWGCYKLEGKINKTSMPMLETLTIIAWENLRSISELSNSTHLTSLDIMRCPHIVSLPELQLSNLTRLSISECESLVSLPELSNLTSLSVSDCKSLESLPELSNLTHFEISECESLVSLPELSNLTFLSISNCERLVSLPELKNLALLKDLKIRRCPGIDVSIHGGRWPPKLCSLTLEGLKKPISECGDLNFPTSLVDLTLEDEPNVRNFSQLLHLFPSSLTSLDITGFEKLESLSTGLQHLTSLQHLYIGYCPKVKDLPETLLPSLLSLSIYGDCPKLKERCEGRGSHYWPLISHIPCIHI, encoded by the coding sequence ATGGCTGAAACTATTGCTACTGAACTCGTCAAAGTCCTTTTCCAGAAGCTGTCTGATGAAGCCTTCAAGCGAATTGCTCGCGCTCAGGGATTTCACAACGAGCTGAAGGAGTTGAAGAGCACACTGTCCAGGATCCAAGATCTGCTTAATGATGCTTCCCAGAAGGAGGTGACTCATAAATCTGTCAAATCATGGTTGAATGCTCTCCAACATCTGGCTTACGATATCAATGACGTACTCGACGATTTGGCTACCGAAGACATGCATCGTGAGCTGACCCTGGAATCAAGAGCAAACATCTGCAGCAAGGTAAGAAAGCTCATCCCATCATGCTGCACAAATTTCTCACTAACTCATAGGCTGTCTCCCAGGTTAGATAGTATTAACAGAGAGTTAGAAAAGCTAGAAAAACGAAAAACGGATCTAGGTTTGCTTAAGATAGATGAAAAGCCAAGAAATGCTAGTAGAAGAAGCGAAACCTCTTTGCCAGAACGCGATGTTGTCGGAAGAGAAGTTGAGAAAGAGCAATTGCTTAAAAAGTTGTTGGGGGATGATGATGGGTCATCTCAGGATAACTTTAGCGTCTTACCTATAGTTGGTATGGGTGGGGTTGGAAAAACCACTCTCGCTAGACTTTTGTACAATGATACAAAGGTGCAGGATCACTTTGAACCCAAGGCATGGGTTTGTGTTTCAGATGATTTTGATATTTTTAAGATAAGCAATACCATCTTTCAGTCTGTGACTACTACCAAAAACGAGAAATTTGAAGATTTAGATAAGCTTCAAATAGCTATTGCAGAGCAATTTAAGGGCAAACGATTTCTACTAGTAGTTGATGATGTGTGGAGTGAAAACTATGGGGATTGGGAAAACCTAGTGCGCCCATTTCTATCATGTGCTCCTGGAAGTAGGATAATCATGACAACTCGTAAGGAGCAATTGCTCAAACAAATAGGTTTTCATAATGTAGACCGTCTCAAGAGTTTGTCGAGTGAAGATGCATTGTGTTTATTTGCAGTACATGCATTGGGGGTAGATAACTTCGACTCACACACGACACTTAAACCGCAAGGTGAAGGTATTGTGAAAAAGTGTGGTTGTTTGCCTTTGGCTTTAAAGGCAATTGGAAGGCTTTTAAGGACGAAAACAGATAGAGAAGACTGGGATGAGGTGTTGAATAGCGAGATATGGGATGTAGAAATTGGTAATGCCACTGAAAGTGGTAAAGATGTGGAAAATAGTGATAAGATTGTTCCGGCACTTAGGATAAGCTACCATGAACTTTCTGCAGATTTGAAGCAGTTGTTTGCATACTGTTCCTTGTTCCCCAAAGACTTTTTGTTTGACAAGGAGGAGTTGGTATCGTTGTGGATGGCAGAAGGGTTTTTGAACCCATCCAAGTCACCAGAACGCTTGGGCCGTGaatattttgaaattttattatCAAGGTCATTTTTCCAACATGCACCGAATGATGAATCATTGTTTATCATGCATGATCTGATGAATGACTTGGCCACTTTTGTTGCCGGGGAATTTTTTCTAAGGTTTGACAATCATATGGAGACAAATCCAGAAGCTTTGGTAAAGTATCGCCATATGTCATTTACTCGCGAGGAGTATGTAGGTTACCAAAAGTTTGAGGCATTCAAAGGAGCCAAAAGCTTGAGAACATTTTTAGCAGTATCTCCCGGTGTGGATAAAGGTTGGGGCTATTGTTACTTATCTTCTAAGATTTTGGATGACTTACTTCCAGAGTTAACATTGTTAAGGGTCCTTTCTTTGAGTCGTTTTCAGATAAGTGAGGTACCGGAGTTCATTGGTACTTTGAAACACTTGCGGTATCTTAACTTATCTCGAACAAATATAGAAGAGTTACCAGAGAATGTTGGAAACCTTTATAATCTACAGACATTGATCGTTTCTGAGTGTTGGGGGTTAACAAACCTGCCTAAAAGCTTCTTAAATCTTAAAAGGTTACGACATTTGGACATAAGACATACTCCGTTGGAGAAGCTGCCATTGGGGATTGGTGAGTTGGAAAGCCTACAGACTCTCTCCAAGATCATCATTGAAGGAGATGATGGCTTTGCAATAAATGAGCTCAAGGGATTAACAAATCTCCATGGGAAAGTTTCCATTGAGGGATTGCACAAAGTGCAAAGCGCAAAGCATGCACGGGAGGCGAACTTATCTCTGAAAAAGATTACTGGATTAGAGCTGCAATGGGTTGATGTGTTTGATGGCTCACGAACGGATACACTTGAAGAGGAAGTTCTCAATGAGCTGAAACCTAATAGTGATACGTTGAAAACGCTTTCAATGGTGTCATACGGGGGAACACAAATTTCAAATTGGGTTGGTGATCGCTCCTTTCATGAGTTGGTTAATGTGTCAATACGTGGTTGTAAAAAATGCACATCTCTACCCCCATTTGGGTTGCTCCCATCACTTAAGAGGTTGCATATTCAAGGCATGGATGAGGTTAAACTCATAGGTCTGGAGTTAACCGGAAATGATGTTAACGCCTTCCGTTCACTTGAAGTGCTAACATTTGAAGATATGTCTGGATGGGAGGGGTGGTCAACTAAAAATGAGGGTTCAGCAGCAGTGTTTCCATGCCTTAAAGAGCTTTATGTAAAGAATTGTCCACAATTGATTAATGTCTCACTTCAAGCACTGCCTTCACTCAAGGTTCTTGAAATTAAGAGATGTGGTGATGATGTGTTGAGAAGTCTGGTTCAGGTAGCTTCCTCAGTCACTGAGTTGAGAATAACTGATATCTTAGGGCTTACATATAAGGTGTGGAGAGGAGTTATAGGGTATCTTAGGGAAGTTGAAGATTTAAGTATTGAAGAATGTAATGAAATAGAATACTTGTGGGAATCAGAAACAGAGGCAAGTAAGCTTCTTGTGAGATTAAAGGAATTGAGTTTACGGGGATGTTCAGGTTTGGTAAGTTTAGAAGAGAAAGAGGAGGATGACAATTTTGGGAGCAGCACCCTGTTATCTCTTAGAAGTTTGTCTGTAAATTCTTGTAGTAGCATAAAGCGTTTATGCGGTCCAAATAGCATTGAGAGTTTGGATATTCGTTATTGTTCAGTTATTACAGATGTCTACCTCCCAAAAGAAGGAGGGAATAAGCTCAAATCAGTTAGAATATGGGGTTGTTATAAACTTGagggaaaaatcaacaaaacaagCATGCCAATGCTTGAAACCCTAACTATTATTGCTTGGGAAAATCTAAGATCAATCAGTGAATTGAGTAACTCCACTCACCTCACCAGCCTGGATATAATGCGATGCCCACATATCGTGTCACTTCCAGAGCTTCAGCTATCAAACCTCACCCGTTTGTCAATTTCTGAATGTGAAAGTCTGGTGTCATTACCTGAGCTATCGAATCTCACCAGTTTGTCAGTTAGTGATTGTAAAAGTCTGGAGTCATTACCTGAGCTATCAAACCTCACCCATTTTGAAATTTCTGAATGTGAAAGTCTGGTGTCATTACCTGAGCTATCAAACCTCACCTTTTTGTCAATTAGTAATTGCGAACGTCTAGTGTCATTACCTGAGCTAAAGAATCTCGCCTTGTTAAAAGATCTGAAAATCAGAAGGTGTCCAGGTATTGATGTTTCCATTCATGGTGGGCGTTGGCCTCCCAAATTGTGCTCACTTACACTAGAAGGGTTGAAGAAGCCCATATCAGAGTGTGGGGATCTGAATTTTCCAACTTCCCTTGTTGACCTGACGTTAGAGGATGAACCCAACGTGAGGAACTTTAGTCAATTGCTCCACCTTTTCCCTTCTTCTCTTACATCTCTGGACATAACTGGATTTGAAAAACTGGAATCACTATCAACGGGACTCCAACACCTCACATCTCTTCAACATCTGTACATTGGGTATTGCCCAAAGGTGAAAGATCTACCAGAGACGCTGTTGCCTTCCCTTCTGAGTTTGAGTATATATGGTGATTGCCCAAAATTGAAAGAAAGGTGTGAAGGAAGAGGCTCCCACTACTGGCCACTCATCTCTCATATCCCCTGCATCCACATATAA